GGCTTCGGTCAGTTCGAAGTCGCTGATGACACCGTGAGCGATCGGCCGGACGGCTCTTATTCCTTCCGGCGTGCGGCCGAGCATTTGGTGAGCCAACTTGCCGACGGCGGCTCCGCGACCTATCACACTCGAATGCCCCCGACCAACTGCGACGACGGACGGTTCGTCCAGACGTATTCCTTCCCCCGGCAGACCGATTCGGGTGGAAGTGGTTCCCAGATCAATCGCCAAATTCGTGGAAAACTGTTGTCGCAGCCGTGTCAGCATTCGTAGGACACTGGGAAATATGTGGAGTTCCGGGAAAGCCGAGTTCTACTCGCAACGTCGACTTCGCCGCAATATAAGACTGCATTTCTGACGATGAACGAATATATCCACCTGTGCAAAAATAGGAGGCGGGCGTCGTTTGGGGCCGCGATTTACTGAGGGCGATGATGCGAATCGCGATAATGCAGCCGTACCTGTTCCCCTATATTGGCTATTTTCAGCTAATTGCCGCCGTTGACCGGCTTCTGATTCTGGATGACGTCTCGTTTATCAAAAAAGGCTGGATTAACCGCAATCGCATTCTCATGAACGGCGAACCCCACTTGTTTCAGGTGCCACTGGTCGACGCCAGCCAAAATCGGAGAATCTGTGACACAAAAATCGTTGACGGGCCGTGGCGGGAAAAACTGCTCAAATCGATCCGGCACACCTACGGCAAGGCCCCCTGCTTCGATCAATGGTTTCCTCAGGTTGAAGCCGTCGTGCGAGCGGACGTGACCACGATCGCCGAATTGGCGACGTTGTCGTTGCGGCACGTCTGTCAGTACCTCGGAATCCCAACGCCGATGACCAGCACGACTGACCGCTATAGCGACCCGGAACTCAGCGGAGCGGATCGGATTCTGGACATCTGCCGTTGTGAAAAAGCCGATGGATACCTAAACCTGCCCGGCGGACGAGAACTGTACGAGCCGTCAAAGTTCGCGGCTCACAATATCCAACTGTCATTTCTGAAGCCGCCGGACGTGAGCTACCGTCAGTTTGGCAATAGTTTCGTGCCGCACCTTTCGATCATCGACGTGCTCATGTTCAATCGCCCCGAACAGGCTCGCCGCCTGGTTCAAAGCGCCGTGGTCGAGACGGCCGAAGCGCACGTCACGCCCAACAGCGGTGAAGGCAGCTTGTGAGCATTCAGCGCGCTAGACAGGTGGCCCGACGATTCGATGTCGACCGAGCGGTTGCCTATGCCGTGGCGGCCCGCGGATGGCAGTTGCTGACCGGACAGGTCACTGCCCTGTTGATCATGTTCTGCCTGACGAAGGTGGAACAGGGATACTACTACGCATTTGTCTGGCTGTTGGGAATGCAGATCTTTGTGGAACTGGGACTGCATGTTGTCATCATCAATGTGGCCAGTCACGAATGGTCGGAACTGAAGTCGGTCGACGGTGAAGTGGAAGGAAGTCCGCGCGCGCTATCCCGGCTCGCGTCGCTGAACAGAATTGCGGTTCGGTGGTATCTGTTTGCAGCCGCGATATTCGTAGTTGCTGTTTCCGTAGCTGGAGTCGTCTACTTTAGTGGGACGACAGGAAGTGCCGAGTTCGTCACAGATGCTGAATCTTCAACAGTCCGCTGGTTCAGCCCGTGGCTGGTGCTTGTGCTTCTGACCGGTCTGCAACTTGGCCTGCTACCGATGACGTCGATACTGGAAGGATGTGGGCAACTGGCGACAATCAACCAGTTTCGGTTCTGGCAAGGCATGGCCGGATCGTTCGTGGTGTGGAGTCTGCTGTTTGGTGGCTTCGGCGTCTGGGCGTTGTGCGGTTCTGCCGCTGTACGTCTGATTGGCGAATCGTATCTGGCCCTCGGGCGGTACCGAAAATTCTTTGCGACATTGCGCGATCAGCCGCCGACTGAGGTGGTGGACTGGAAATCAGAAGTCGTCCCACTGCAATGGCGGATTGCCGTTCAGGGAGCGTTCCACTGGTTTGCGACTCACCTTGCCGGACTGGTGCTGTTCAAGGAATATGGGCCGGCGGTGGCAGGTCAATTCGGTTTGATGTGGACGGTGCTGACCGCGATTCAGGGAGCGGCGACATCGTGGATTGATACTCGACGACCAGTGTTTGGACGCCTGATTGCGGAACGCAACTATTCAGAATTGGATCGTCGTTTTTTTAGCCTTTGCCGAATTTCCATTGGACTCGTGCTGGCCGGCACACTGCTGTTTACGGTTGGTGTGGTCGTCGTGAATCAGTTTTCTAATTGGTTCTTCGACAAAATTGCTCTTAAACTTCCGGACGTGCAAACAGTCCTGATTTACAGCCTGGGATTCATTGCATTTCAGCCAGCGGTTTGCGCCAACATCTACGTTCGAGCTCACAAGAAAGACCCTTTTCTTCTGGCTTCCATCATCTCGAATTCTGCCATCGCGGCGCTGACAGTCTCGCTGGGAACGATTTACGGAATCGTCGGTTCGGTAAGCGGCTATTTGATCGGTGTGGCAGGGATCCTCACGCCACTTTGGGTCGGCATCTGGTGGGTCACGCGACAGCGCTGGCACGCTGTGGACGATAACGGTTCGTTGACAGCATCGGCCTCACAAGAAGAAGGACTTTGAATTGGGCACGCTGCGTCACATTTGCCGAAACCTGTTGCACCGAACGGTCCTCTCGCTTGGCTTCCAGTTGTCCCGCGCCCGCCCGTTTGAGCGAGCGATTCGAAGGTTCGAATTAACGCATGATGACTTCTACTTTGTCCAGGTCGGTGCCTACAACGGAGTAACGTCGGATCCATTCGTGCCGTTCCTGATCGAAGGCGTGTGGACGTCCGTACTGATCGAACCACAGCAGCGCTACTTCGATGTTCTGCAGAACATCTACGGCGACCGAAACCAGATCGCATGTCGTAACGTGGCGATAGGCCCGAGCGATGGCACTGCGACGATGTACAGTGTGCGAGAAGATGCCGCGGGCCTGCCGCACTGGGCCTCGCAACTGGCTTCGTTTCAGTACGACGTAATCGCCAGTCATGCGGACCGAATCCCAAACATCGAAGACCTGATCGAAGCACGTGACGTGCCCTGCGTAACTTTGGCGACGGTCGTTCAGGAAGCGAAATTTCCTCGCGTGGATTTGCTGGCTATCGACGTAGAAGGTTATGACTTCGAAGTGCTGAAACAACTTGACGAACTGCCAACTCTGCCGAGCTTCATCTACTACGAACACGGTCACCTTTCTGAGGCCGATTACCAGGCGAGTCTGCGTTTGTTGTCCGAGCGAGGTTATCGAACTCATTCGGTCAATGAAGGCGATACTTTTGCGGAAGTGGCGGGCTAAACATGCGCGTTCTGTTTCTGACATCCGGGCATCGTACGCCGTCAACACGGTTTCGCATCCTTCCGTATATCCAGTACCTGCAGGACCACGGAATCCACTGCCGAGTGGCATCCAGTTTTCCTCAAAAGTATGACTACCTTCCGTGGATGGGTTTTCGCCCCAGCCAGAAATTAAAGCGTCTGACTCGATGGCTGCACCTACTCGAAGCAAAGCTACGTTCGTTTGATGTCTTGTACCTTGAACGCGAAATCTTCGACGACGATTCCGTCGAGATGGAACAACGGTTTCGCGAATGCGTGCCAAAGTTGATCTACGACCTGGACGATGCGCTTTTTCTGCGGCGCCCTGAGAAGGTGGAAACGCTAACTCGCATGAGTGACCTCGTCGTGGC
This DNA window, taken from Fuerstiella marisgermanici, encodes the following:
- a CDS encoding WbqC family protein — its product is MQPYLFPYIGYFQLIAAVDRLLILDDVSFIKKGWINRNRILMNGEPHLFQVPLVDASQNRRICDTKIVDGPWREKLLKSIRHTYGKAPCFDQWFPQVEAVVRADVTTIAELATLSLRHVCQYLGIPTPMTSTTDRYSDPELSGADRILDICRCEKADGYLNLPGGRELYEPSKFAAHNIQLSFLKPPDVSYRQFGNSFVPHLSIIDVLMFNRPEQARRLVQSAVVETAEAHVTPNSGEGSL
- a CDS encoding FkbM family methyltransferase, with the protein product MGTLRHICRNLLHRTVLSLGFQLSRARPFERAIRRFELTHDDFYFVQVGAYNGVTSDPFVPFLIEGVWTSVLIEPQQRYFDVLQNIYGDRNQIACRNVAIGPSDGTATMYSVREDAAGLPHWASQLASFQYDVIASHADRIPNIEDLIEARDVPCVTLATVVQEAKFPRVDLLAIDVEGYDFEVLKQLDELPTLPSFIYYEHGHLSEADYQASLRLLSERGYRTHSVNEGDTFAEVAG